A section of the Microbacterium forte genome encodes:
- a CDS encoding M20/M25/M40 family metallo-hydrolase, with protein MADVTEPRPGIAERLSQMIRLPTVSAELEERGSEPFEAFVALIADLYPLVHEHLALERHTDFGLLFRWSGREAEADGPVVLMAHYDVVPVDESDAWTHPPFEGVIADGVVYGRGALDDKGPLIVVLEAVENLLADGFVPARDVYLSFGGNEETFGRAAEEIARVLRERGIIPWLVVDEGGAVVDAPLPFVPGRAAMIGVGEKGVMTLTLSARGEGGHASAPPSLTAVRRVARAVDRLGPRTFRPRPSKAIGRMLSQLGAQTPGPARHLLRLLGSAPLLTGQLFAALGGEPAALVRTTVAPTMQSGGTAANVLPSQASATVNLRIALGETTQQTVLRVRRRIRDPLITVRVEEASEPSPESATDNAQFAVLADALAVSHPGVPAVPYVMMAATDSRHFHRFAPAVYRFAPLDMSNAQRASIHGVDENVEIAALERGERFHRALLERLG; from the coding sequence ATGGCCGACGTGACAGAACCTCGCCCCGGAATCGCCGAACGCCTCTCGCAGATGATCCGGCTGCCGACCGTGTCGGCGGAGCTGGAGGAACGCGGATCCGAGCCGTTCGAGGCGTTCGTCGCGTTGATCGCCGACCTCTACCCGCTCGTTCACGAGCACCTCGCACTCGAGCGGCATACCGATTTCGGGCTGCTCTTCCGCTGGTCGGGCAGAGAGGCTGAGGCCGACGGGCCGGTCGTGCTGATGGCGCATTACGACGTCGTCCCGGTGGATGAGAGCGATGCATGGACGCACCCCCCGTTCGAGGGCGTGATCGCCGACGGGGTGGTCTACGGGCGCGGGGCTCTCGACGACAAGGGTCCGCTGATCGTCGTGCTCGAGGCGGTCGAGAATCTGCTCGCCGACGGGTTCGTCCCCGCGCGAGACGTCTACCTCTCATTCGGAGGCAATGAAGAGACCTTCGGTCGAGCGGCCGAGGAGATCGCGCGGGTGCTGCGCGAGCGCGGCATCATCCCGTGGCTCGTGGTCGACGAAGGCGGCGCGGTCGTCGACGCCCCGCTGCCTTTCGTACCGGGACGAGCGGCGATGATCGGCGTCGGGGAGAAGGGTGTGATGACCCTGACCCTCTCGGCGCGCGGCGAGGGCGGCCACGCGTCGGCGCCTCCTTCTCTGACCGCCGTCCGGAGGGTGGCGAGAGCCGTCGATCGGCTCGGGCCGCGGACGTTCCGACCACGGCCCTCGAAGGCGATCGGGCGGATGCTGTCGCAGCTCGGCGCTCAGACGCCCGGTCCGGCGCGACATCTGCTGCGCCTGCTCGGATCCGCGCCGCTGCTGACCGGTCAGCTGTTCGCCGCGCTCGGCGGTGAGCCCGCCGCTCTCGTGCGCACGACCGTGGCCCCGACGATGCAGTCGGGTGGCACGGCGGCGAACGTCCTCCCCTCGCAGGCGTCGGCGACCGTGAATCTGCGCATCGCTCTGGGCGAGACGACGCAGCAGACCGTGCTGCGGGTGCGTCGGCGCATCCGGGATCCGCTGATCACGGTCCGCGTCGAGGAGGCGAGCGAACCATCACCCGAATCTGCGACCGACAACGCCCAGTTCGCGGTGCTCGCCGACGCGCTCGCGGTCTCGCACCCCGGGGTCCCCGCCGTGCCGTACGTGATGATGGCGGCGACGGACTCCCGCCACTTCCATCGTTTCGCGCCGGCCGTCTACCGCTTCGCACCGCTCGACATGTCGAACGCGCAGCGGGCGTCGATCCATGGCGTCGATGAGAACGTCGAGATCGCTGCGCTCGAGCGGGGGGAGCGGTTCCATCGGGCTCTCCTCGAGCGGCTAGGGTGA
- a CDS encoding FUSC family protein, which produces MSLFALAPKRGPRWHLATQAALGIAVPIAVMTMIGQPSLGYIAASGAFTVLFAGTAPVVERARILPFVAAGLIASAALGVAASASAWLVSIGVVVVAVVSAALAFGFRLGPPGPLFFVLVFGLSAHVIVSSPIAPMVYIAALAAGCVFSYLVAMAPLLLPRARSVSARPLRELLPGPAFTADSRMLLIRVAIVAIIGVLLGLVIDPTRTYWIVGSAVAVIGVAAARRAAVQRGLHRMLGTVVGAGVYALLSLLHPSGLWLALLLGALQFTIELVVVRHYALALVFITPLVLLLTGAATGEIGSMDVAWERIVDTLVGAALGALSGLLHPRSTTTRI; this is translated from the coding sequence ATGAGCCTGTTCGCCCTGGCACCCAAGCGCGGTCCGCGCTGGCACCTCGCCACCCAGGCAGCGCTGGGCATCGCGGTGCCGATCGCCGTCATGACCATGATCGGTCAGCCCTCGCTCGGCTACATCGCGGCATCGGGCGCATTCACGGTCCTCTTCGCCGGCACCGCTCCTGTGGTCGAACGGGCGAGGATCCTGCCCTTCGTCGCCGCGGGCCTGATCGCCAGCGCCGCACTCGGAGTCGCTGCCTCCGCGAGCGCCTGGCTCGTGAGCATCGGCGTCGTGGTGGTCGCGGTCGTCAGCGCGGCTCTGGCGTTCGGCTTCCGGCTCGGTCCTCCGGGGCCCCTCTTCTTCGTGCTGGTCTTCGGCCTCTCGGCTCATGTGATCGTCAGTTCACCGATCGCACCGATGGTCTACATCGCCGCGCTCGCGGCGGGATGCGTGTTCTCCTATCTGGTCGCGATGGCGCCGCTTCTGCTCCCCCGTGCGCGTTCGGTCTCGGCCAGGCCGCTGCGTGAGCTGCTGCCGGGGCCCGCGTTCACGGCCGATTCACGCATGCTGCTGATCCGGGTCGCGATCGTCGCGATCATCGGCGTGCTGCTCGGGCTGGTGATCGACCCGACGCGCACGTACTGGATCGTCGGATCGGCCGTCGCCGTGATCGGCGTGGCAGCCGCCCGCCGCGCCGCCGTGCAGCGCGGACTGCACCGCATGCTCGGGACCGTCGTCGGCGCAGGGGTCTACGCGCTTCTCTCCCTGCTGCATCCGTCGGGTCTCTGGCTGGCGCTGCTTCTCGGCGCCCTGCAGTTCACGATCGAGCTCGTCGTGGTGCGCCACTACGCTCTCGCGCTCGTCTTCATCACGCCGCTCGTGCTGCTGCTGACAGGTGCGGCGACCGGCGAGATCGGTTCGATGGACGTCGCGTGGGAACGTATCGTCGACACCCTCGTCGGGGCTGCGCTCGGTGCGCTCTCCGGTCTGCTGCATCCTCGGTCTACGACGACTCGCATCTGA
- a CDS encoding DUF1801 domain-containing protein, which translates to MTRAPEIDDYHRRLTPEDREICERLADEIDRGLPEASAKVWHAHPVWFLDGNPIVGYDRLKDAVRLMFWSGQSFAEPGLVASGSFEAAEARFVDVSEIDTDRLAVWLSESRVVQWDYEHIRTNRGLVKRTEF; encoded by the coding sequence ATGACCCGCGCGCCAGAGATCGACGACTACCACCGGAGACTCACCCCCGAAGATCGCGAGATCTGCGAGCGCCTCGCCGACGAGATCGACCGGGGGCTTCCCGAGGCGTCCGCCAAGGTGTGGCACGCGCACCCCGTCTGGTTCCTCGACGGCAATCCGATCGTGGGATACGACCGGTTGAAGGATGCCGTGCGACTGATGTTCTGGAGTGGCCAGTCGTTCGCCGAGCCCGGACTTGTCGCGTCCGGATCGTTCGAGGCGGCCGAGGCGAGGTTCGTCGACGTCTCGGAGATCGACACCGACCGTCTCGCCGTCTGGCTGTCGGAGTCACGGGTCGTGCAGTGGGACTACGAGCACATCCGCACGAATCGGGGTCTCGTCAAGCGCACCGAGTTCTGA
- a CDS encoding thioredoxin domain-containing protein yields the protein MELTLVTSAFCGACSRTRAVVADAVRYLPDATVTEIDVASEPDAAEALDIRFTPTVIIRDAAGAEVFRAEGVPTVPQVLTAAVKALPD from the coding sequence ATGGAACTCACGCTGGTCACATCCGCGTTCTGCGGCGCCTGCTCTCGAACCCGTGCGGTCGTGGCTGATGCGGTGCGCTACCTTCCCGATGCGACCGTCACCGAGATCGACGTCGCATCGGAGCCGGATGCGGCGGAGGCGCTCGACATCCGGTTCACCCCCACGGTCATCATCCGCGATGCCGCGGGTGCGGAGGTCTTCCGGGCAGAAGGCGTGCCGACCGTGCCTCAGGTGCTGACCGCGGCAGTGAAGGCGCTCCCCGACTGA
- a CDS encoding VOC family protein: MATLNPYLSFRTEARQAMEFYQGILGGDLEITVFGEFPDMVQNPDQNDLVMHAQLTTPDGLVLMASDTPDGIPFEPPQGFSVSLSGNTQEKTQQVWDALSDGAAITMPLDAAPWGGSFGMLVDRFGIPWMLHGDPE, encoded by the coding sequence ATGGCGACACTCAATCCGTATCTCTCGTTCCGCACCGAAGCGAGACAGGCGATGGAGTTCTATCAGGGCATCCTCGGCGGGGACCTCGAGATCACCGTGTTCGGCGAGTTCCCCGACATGGTGCAGAACCCCGATCAGAACGACCTCGTGATGCACGCGCAGCTCACGACGCCCGACGGCCTGGTGCTGATGGCGTCGGACACCCCCGACGGCATCCCCTTCGAGCCGCCGCAGGGGTTCTCGGTCTCCCTGAGCGGCAATACGCAGGAGAAGACGCAGCAGGTCTGGGATGCGCTGTCCGACGGCGCGGCGATCACGATGCCGCTCGACGCCGCGCCGTGGGGCGGCAGTTTCGGGATGCTCGTCGATCGATTCGGGATCCCCTGGATGCTGCACGGCGACCCCGAGTGA
- the thrC gene encoding threonine synthase — MQYISTRGGMQPLPYCETLLEGLATDGGLAVPETMPTVDGETLERWRALTYPQLATEVLALFATDIPRADLARMTAAAYDQFPEEVVPLRSIDDDLTLVGLSEGPTLAFKDMAMQFLGQVVEYALERKGSVLNILGATSGDTGSAAEHALRGKDRISVFMLSPKGRMSAFQRAQMFSLADENIHNIVVDGVFDDCQNLVKSLAGDLDFKRAQHLGAVNSINLARITAQVVYYFWAWLRATDAGGWTEVSFTVPSGNFGNILSGFFAKQMGLPIRRLVLAANENNVLDEFFRTGVYRPRSAAQTLATSSPSMDISKASNLERFIFELVGRDAARVVKAWQDLDTQGFFDFTADLARFVDEFGIVSGTSTHADRLATIKAVYEATGDIIDPHTADGVKVARENLESGVPMLVLETAKPQKFAETIREAIGVELEYSSELRAMLDAPQHRTEMADDEQELRAFIEAKALS, encoded by the coding sequence GTGCAGTACATCTCCACCCGAGGCGGCATGCAGCCGCTGCCGTACTGCGAGACCCTGCTCGAAGGGCTCGCGACAGACGGCGGGCTCGCCGTGCCCGAGACCATGCCGACGGTCGACGGTGAGACTCTCGAGCGCTGGCGGGCGCTGACCTACCCGCAGCTCGCGACCGAGGTGCTCGCGTTGTTCGCGACGGACATCCCCCGTGCCGATCTCGCGCGCATGACCGCGGCGGCATACGACCAGTTCCCCGAAGAGGTCGTGCCGCTGCGCTCCATCGATGACGACCTCACGCTGGTGGGTCTCTCCGAGGGCCCGACGCTGGCGTTCAAGGACATGGCCATGCAGTTCCTCGGCCAGGTCGTCGAGTACGCGCTCGAGCGCAAGGGCTCCGTCCTGAACATCCTCGGCGCGACCTCCGGAGACACGGGATCGGCTGCCGAGCACGCGCTGCGCGGCAAGGACCGCATCTCGGTCTTCATGCTGTCTCCGAAGGGACGCATGAGCGCATTCCAGCGTGCGCAGATGTTCTCGCTCGCCGACGAGAACATCCACAACATCGTGGTCGACGGCGTGTTCGACGACTGCCAGAACCTCGTCAAGTCGCTCGCCGGCGATCTCGACTTCAAGCGGGCCCAGCACCTCGGTGCCGTCAACTCGATCAACCTCGCCCGCATCACCGCTCAGGTCGTCTACTACTTCTGGGCATGGCTGCGCGCGACGGATGCCGGCGGCTGGACCGAGGTCTCGTTCACCGTGCCGTCGGGGAACTTCGGCAACATCCTCTCGGGGTTCTTCGCGAAGCAGATGGGCCTCCCGATCCGTCGGCTCGTGCTCGCCGCCAATGAGAACAACGTGCTCGACGAGTTCTTCCGCACCGGTGTCTACCGGCCCCGCAGCGCGGCGCAGACGCTCGCCACCTCGAGCCCGTCGATGGACATCTCGAAGGCCTCGAATCTCGAGCGCTTCATCTTCGAGCTCGTCGGGCGCGATGCCGCACGCGTGGTCAAGGCCTGGCAGGATCTCGACACCCAGGGCTTCTTCGATTTCACCGCCGACCTGGCTCGTTTCGTCGACGAGTTCGGCATCGTCAGCGGCACCTCGACCCACGCCGACCGACTCGCGACCATCAAGGCGGTCTACGAGGCGACGGGCGACATCATCGACCCTCACACCGCAGACGGGGTCAAGGTCGCCCGCGAGAATCTCGAATCGGGTGTGCCGATGCTCGTGCTCGAGACCGCGAAGCCGCAGAAGTTCGCCGAGACGATCCGCGAGGCGATCGGCGTCGAGCTCGAGTACTCCTCGGAGCTGCGCGCCATGCTCGATGCTCCGCAGCACCGGACCGAGATGGCAGACGATGAGCAGGAGCTCCGTGCGTTCATCGAAGCGAAGGCCCTGAGCTGA
- the glgX gene encoding glycogen debranching protein GlgX: MSREIWPGSPYPLGATFDGQGANFALFSEGAEKVELCLFDDDGNEERIALEEVDAYVWHGYLPSVQPGQLYGYRVHGTYDPAQGKRFNPNKLLLDPYAKSVAGRVEWGQPLFGYDFGDPDSRNDEDSGATMVKGVVVNPFFEWAGDRLPKIPYAQTVIYEAHVKGLTQLHPDVPEELRGTYAAIGHPSVIAHLVHLGVTAIELMPVHQFIYDSTLEEKGLTNYWGYNTLAFFAPHNDYSSSGQHGQQVQEFKAMVRALHAAGIEVILDVVYNHTAEGNHMGPMLSMRGIDNEAYYRLEEDRRYYTDYTGTGNSLNAGNPHALQLIMDSLRYWVTEMHVDGFRFDLASTLAREFYDVDRLAAFFELVQQDPIVSQVKLIAEPWDVGPGGYQVGNFPPQWTEWNGKYRDTVRDFWRGEPQALGEFASRLTGSADLYEHSGRRPVASINFVTAHDGFTLRDLVSYNEKHNDANGEDNNDGESHNRSDNHGAEGPTEDEGINRIRARQQRNFLATLLLSQGVPMIAHGDELGRTQDGNNNGYAQDNELTWVDWESADLPLVEFTAAVARLRRDHPTFRRSRFFDGRPVRSDDGERVPDVVWLRPDGRRMEPEDWDSGFGLAIGVFLNGQGIREKDRRGRPVTDQNFLVYFNSGTDAVELALPDERHGHAWEVMIDTAGERADGGSLDPGASVPLEAHSLLVLRDVDRTVVSTDNSVEASLRIQTEQAEAPAPAPTPELPR; this comes from the coding sequence GTGAGCCGCGAGATCTGGCCCGGTTCCCCCTACCCGCTCGGTGCGACCTTCGATGGCCAGGGCGCGAACTTCGCCCTGTTCAGCGAAGGCGCCGAGAAGGTCGAGCTGTGCCTGTTCGATGACGACGGCAACGAAGAGCGGATCGCGCTCGAAGAGGTCGACGCGTACGTGTGGCACGGGTATCTGCCCTCGGTTCAGCCGGGGCAGCTGTACGGATACCGCGTGCACGGCACCTACGACCCCGCCCAGGGAAAGCGATTCAACCCGAACAAGCTCCTTCTCGACCCCTACGCGAAGTCGGTCGCAGGTCGTGTGGAGTGGGGACAGCCGCTGTTCGGCTACGACTTCGGCGACCCCGACTCCCGCAACGACGAGGACTCCGGCGCGACGATGGTGAAGGGCGTGGTCGTGAACCCGTTCTTCGAATGGGCGGGCGACCGCCTTCCGAAGATCCCCTACGCGCAGACCGTGATCTACGAGGCGCACGTCAAGGGACTCACGCAGCTGCACCCCGATGTCCCCGAGGAGCTGCGCGGCACATATGCGGCGATCGGTCACCCGTCGGTCATCGCGCATCTCGTGCACCTCGGAGTCACCGCGATCGAGCTGATGCCGGTGCACCAGTTCATCTACGACTCGACGCTCGAAGAGAAGGGCCTCACGAACTACTGGGGCTACAACACCCTCGCGTTCTTCGCGCCGCACAACGACTACTCCTCCAGCGGGCAGCACGGTCAGCAGGTGCAGGAGTTCAAGGCCATGGTGCGCGCGCTCCATGCAGCGGGCATCGAGGTCATCCTCGACGTGGTCTACAACCACACCGCCGAGGGAAACCACATGGGGCCGATGCTCTCGATGCGGGGCATCGACAACGAGGCGTACTACCGCCTCGAAGAGGACCGCCGCTATTACACCGACTACACCGGCACAGGGAACAGCCTCAACGCGGGCAACCCGCATGCGCTGCAGCTGATCATGGACTCGCTGCGGTACTGGGTGACCGAGATGCACGTCGACGGCTTCCGCTTCGATCTCGCCTCGACCCTCGCGCGCGAGTTCTACGACGTCGATCGACTCGCGGCCTTCTTCGAGCTCGTCCAGCAGGATCCGATCGTCTCGCAGGTGAAGCTCATCGCCGAGCCGTGGGACGTCGGTCCAGGCGGATATCAGGTCGGCAACTTCCCCCCGCAGTGGACGGAGTGGAACGGCAAGTACCGCGACACGGTGCGCGACTTCTGGCGTGGCGAGCCTCAGGCGCTCGGCGAGTTCGCCTCCCGCCTCACCGGGTCGGCCGACCTCTACGAGCACTCCGGTCGCCGCCCTGTGGCGTCGATCAACTTCGTGACCGCGCACGACGGCTTCACGCTGCGCGACCTCGTGTCGTACAACGAGAAGCACAACGACGCGAACGGCGAGGACAACAACGACGGAGAGTCCCACAACCGCTCCGACAACCACGGCGCGGAGGGTCCTACCGAGGACGAGGGGATCAACCGCATACGTGCTCGTCAGCAGCGCAACTTCCTGGCGACGCTGCTGCTGTCGCAGGGAGTGCCGATGATCGCGCACGGCGACGAGCTCGGCCGCACCCAGGACGGCAACAACAACGGCTACGCACAGGACAACGAGCTCACCTGGGTCGACTGGGAATCGGCCGACCTGCCGCTCGTGGAGTTCACCGCAGCGGTGGCCAGGCTTCGCCGCGACCACCCGACGTTCCGACGCAGCCGCTTCTTCGACGGGCGTCCGGTGCGGTCGGACGACGGCGAGCGCGTGCCCGACGTCGTCTGGCTGCGTCCGGATGGCCGCCGCATGGAACCGGAGGACTGGGATTCCGGATTCGGTCTCGCGATCGGAGTCTTCCTCAACGGTCAGGGCATCCGCGAGAAGGACCGACGTGGTCGCCCCGTCACCGATCAGAACTTCCTCGTCTACTTCAACAGCGGCACGGATGCCGTCGAGCTCGCGCTGCCCGATGAGCGGCACGGCCATGCGTGGGAGGTCATGATCGACACCGCGGGCGAGCGAGCCGACGGCGGATCACTGGATCCGGGTGCGTCAGTCCCGCTCGAGGCCCACTCGCTCCTCGTGCTGCGCGACGTCGACCGGACGGTGGTGTCGACGGACAATTCGGTCGAAGCGTCGCTGCGCATTCAGACGGAGCAGGCCGAGGCCCCGGCGCCGGCCCCCACCCCGGAGCTGCCTCGATGA
- the treY gene encoding malto-oligosyltrehalose synthase, with translation MTYRPLSTYRLQIRSGFTLDDAASVTTYLADLGASWAYLSPLLAAVPGSDHGYDVVDHSRVDDDRGGPAGLKRFAAAARAAGLGILVDIVPNHVGVAIPRANVWWWDLLRLGRTSRHAVAFDIDRRLSEGRVRLPILGSSLSEVLESGDIVVDTTPADDAPDGTLSYFDHVLPLAPGSGEFAEDLPRLLEAQHYELRFWEDQNTDLDYRRFFAVSELAGIRVEIPDVFDESHVEIARWITDGLADGLRVDHPDGLTDPGGYLERLADITGGAYTVVEKILEPGEQLPSWWRTDGTTGYDAMGEIDRVLIDGDGVAALDRLDARLRTETGLPAAEPWHDLIHTTKRMIADELLQSEVRRLVRALPFGVVGAEDALAEIVAGFPVYRAYLPAGREHLQHAIDDASGRRPDLAASIAELTPLLLDTTLEVSERFPQVTGAVMAKGVEDTAFYRHTRLGTLTEVGGDPSITSVSVDGFHDAQRARLASWPHSLTALSTHDTKRSEDVRARLSVLAEVPDRWAEVLTDLRAVASTGHGPLDSLLWQAAVGAWPISSERLLAYGLKAAREAAESTGWQHPDLEFEKGIESIANAANGDARAILEGFVAEIVDHGRVNSLSAKLLQLAAPGVPDVYQGTELWDHSLVDPDNRRPVDFAERSAMLRRLDEDVARGVLPPVDDSGLAKMLVTSRALRLRRDNRELFYRYRPGGVAGEASDHAVAMDRGGVLAVATRLPAGLARRGGWGDTVLLRRELPATDSITGRRFDRGPIRLADLLDTYPVALLVDER, from the coding sequence ATGACGTATCGCCCGCTCTCGACCTACCGTCTGCAGATCCGCTCAGGCTTCACCCTCGACGATGCGGCGTCGGTCACGACGTATCTGGCCGATCTCGGGGCGTCGTGGGCCTACCTGTCACCGCTCCTGGCCGCCGTGCCCGGGTCGGACCACGGCTACGACGTCGTCGATCACTCCCGAGTGGATGACGACCGCGGCGGCCCCGCCGGCCTGAAGCGGTTCGCCGCCGCCGCGCGAGCAGCCGGACTCGGCATCCTCGTCGACATCGTGCCGAACCACGTCGGCGTGGCGATCCCCCGCGCCAACGTCTGGTGGTGGGATCTGCTGAGACTCGGACGCACGTCACGTCACGCGGTGGCGTTCGACATCGACCGGCGGCTGTCGGAGGGGCGGGTGCGTCTGCCGATCCTGGGTTCGTCGCTCTCAGAGGTCCTCGAGTCCGGTGACATCGTGGTCGACACCACTCCCGCCGACGACGCCCCCGACGGAACGCTGTCGTACTTCGACCACGTGCTGCCGTTGGCGCCGGGCTCCGGTGAGTTCGCGGAAGACCTGCCGAGGCTCCTGGAGGCCCAGCACTACGAGCTGCGGTTCTGGGAAGACCAGAACACCGACCTCGACTACCGCCGCTTCTTCGCCGTGTCGGAGCTCGCCGGCATCCGCGTCGAGATCCCCGATGTCTTCGACGAGTCGCATGTCGAGATCGCACGGTGGATCACCGACGGTCTGGCCGACGGCCTGCGGGTCGACCACCCCGACGGACTGACAGACCCCGGCGGCTACCTCGAGCGACTCGCGGACATCACCGGCGGCGCATACACGGTCGTCGAGAAGATCCTCGAGCCCGGCGAGCAGCTGCCCTCGTGGTGGCGCACCGACGGCACGACCGGATACGACGCGATGGGCGAGATCGACCGCGTCCTGATCGACGGCGACGGAGTCGCAGCGCTCGACCGACTCGACGCGCGGCTGCGCACGGAGACCGGTCTGCCCGCAGCGGAGCCCTGGCACGACCTGATCCACACGACCAAGCGGATGATCGCCGACGAGCTGCTGCAGTCCGAGGTGCGCCGCCTGGTGCGGGCGCTGCCGTTCGGTGTGGTCGGCGCCGAGGATGCGCTGGCCGAGATCGTCGCCGGCTTCCCCGTCTACAGGGCGTATCTGCCGGCGGGGCGCGAGCACCTGCAGCACGCGATCGACGACGCCTCCGGACGACGACCCGACCTCGCGGCATCGATCGCCGAGCTGACGCCCCTGCTGCTCGACACGACTCTCGAGGTGTCGGAGCGCTTTCCGCAGGTGACGGGCGCCGTCATGGCGAAGGGCGTCGAGGACACCGCGTTCTACCGCCACACCCGCCTCGGGACCCTGACGGAGGTCGGCGGCGATCCGTCGATCACCTCCGTCTCGGTTGACGGGTTCCATGACGCGCAGCGAGCGCGACTGGCGTCGTGGCCGCACTCTCTCACCGCACTGTCGACCCACGACACGAAGCGATCCGAAGACGTCCGCGCACGCCTCTCGGTGCTCGCAGAGGTTCCGGATCGATGGGCTGAGGTCCTGACCGATCTTCGGGCCGTCGCGTCGACCGGACACGGCCCCCTCGATTCTCTGCTCTGGCAGGCGGCGGTGGGAGCCTGGCCGATCTCATCGGAGCGACTGCTCGCGTACGGCCTGAAGGCGGCGCGCGAAGCCGCGGAGTCGACCGGATGGCAGCATCCCGACCTCGAGTTCGAGAAGGGCATCGAATCGATCGCGAACGCGGCGAACGGAGACGCCCGCGCGATCCTCGAGGGGTTCGTGGCCGAGATCGTCGATCACGGCCGGGTGAACTCGCTGTCCGCCAAGCTTCTGCAGCTCGCAGCCCCCGGTGTGCCGGACGTCTATCAGGGCACCGAACTGTGGGATCACTCCCTCGTCGACCCCGACAACCGGCGGCCTGTGGACTTCGCCGAACGATCGGCGATGCTCCGGCGACTTGATGAGGACGTCGCCCGCGGCGTCCTCCCCCCTGTCGACGACTCGGGTCTCGCGAAGATGCTCGTCACCTCTCGCGCGCTGCGTCTGCGCAGAGACAACCGCGAGCTGTTCTACCGGTATCGCCCCGGTGGCGTCGCCGGGGAGGCATCGGATCATGCGGTCGCCATGGACCGGGGCGGCGTGCTCGCCGTCGCGACGCGTCTGCCCGCAGGACTCGCCCGTCGAGGCGGCTGGGGCGACACCGTGCTGCTGCGCCGGGAGCTGCCCGCGACCGACTCGATCACGGGGCGTCGGTTCGACCGTGGGCCGATCCGTCTCGCCGACCTTCTCGACACCTATCCGGTGGCGCTCCTGGTGGATGAGCGATGA